The following DNA comes from Anopheles arabiensis isolate DONGOLA chromosome 3, AaraD3, whole genome shotgun sequence.
CGGAAGTGCGGTCCTCTGCACTGTCTGTGTACCGTGTGTCCCTCTTGTCTTGTTGAGGAGCTCACGACTTCGGTTGGTATTccgttaaaaaaaattgtggtTTCGCAAGAAATCTAGTTATGTGATCCTATAATAAACATGAGAAGAACTAACACAACTCTGGAAGCACACGAAGTTCATATCAAAATATgacaaaatatgtttgaaattATGCTGATTATTGTGAAGTAGCTTGATAATTATTCGGACATTAATGtagaacaataattattgGCAAAACATTATTGCCGAATTAACCTACTAAAATTAACAATAAATCCATTTTCATCCTTTGCTCTGATGCGCTTTATCTTCCCGCCGCTGTGGATGTAACGCTTCAGAAAAATGCGCGCGCTTTTTCAATTCCAGCACGATGCCAAACGGCGTACATGAGCAAGGAACAAACCACATGCCAGTGATGCAATGGGTCCGTTAAAAGAAACCCCCATTGGAAAAAAATACCAAGGCAATATCAAATAATGTTTTTGCTATACATGAAATGTACACATGAAGAACATTTTTCACGCAAGTTCAAAATTAGACCCTCGTACCGTCATGTTAGACACGCCATATCAAGCAGCTTGTTTTCAAGAAGCTCTAGCATCCGCCGTTTGCCTTTGCTGCCACCATACAAAATGGAGGACGCAAATGAGAGCgagctgctactgctgctgctgcggctgctatTTACATCATCTGCCACCATATTCCTTCTACACGCAGGTCTCATTCCTgcgatttttatttgctttccaAAAGCCTCACTCTCAACCTGAGAGACTACGAATTGAATGGTAATGGACATTAATATTGCGTCAACTATTatccgaaaaaaaatgttgtccGTTAATTTCCATTCGAACGAGAGTAACGCGCGTTACGCAGCGGCGTTACAATCGCCGAAGTTCTGTCAATTTCTGTTAAACCTTCTCCTCGTGAGTGCGCGCGGGTCGCGCGCTTGGGATGATGATGCCCTGGCGGCTGGCTGGGGCTTGTGGCCTCATCACGCTTGCAAAGGTTATGGCGCGAACGCGCTTGTATTGGAAGCGGGCCACAACAACGCCACAGGTCTCACGCGCGTCACATTTTTTGGCCGTTACGTAGTAACAAGACCAAGAAGCCGCTGCGAAAGATGGGGTACAGAAATCAAGCACAGCTTGGGCTTGGCTTGCTTTGTGTTGAAAATGTGACGATTATCATAAATTTTGAGATTACACTGTACTGACACAGAGCCATTTCAGCGAAATtgtaagcgttttttttttcatgaaaatgTTTCCATGCCACTCACATTTCAAAACTACACACAGGCCCTATTTTAGGGTAACGGAAGCCATTCGCCCAGGCAATGACGCGTCACTAACACCATTTGGTAGAGGAACACAACCACACTTCTTAGAAAAAGTACCATTTTCGCAAGACGCctatttttcccattttcttgcCACTTTCCCTACAAACCCAGCAGAGCAAACCAGAAAGAATTTCACCTCTCCATCggggaaatgaagaaaaagccACTCAAAATCAAGCCAACACCGCacacaagcaagcaaaagcGTGCGTCGTCGTGCGCGTCTTACACcaagagcaaaagaaaaaaaaccgttggcacacacgcacacacgcgcacaagcCGCACTTTCAACGAGGCCAGTTCTTTTCCAAgcaaaacgcacgcacacacgcacaagatGCCGGTTAATGGTAGCACGCTGTTCAAATTTCAACCATCAAATTCGGGATGATTTACGATTAATTAGTTCAAAACTGCACTGCTAATTGAAAGATCCAGCAACAGAGCCACTTACTTTTCCACACTTGGGACAAACTCGAAAGCTACCGCACAGCTACTTCCGAGAAAACACGACCAATGCCAACAACGTTCCTCACTGCAACTGACTGCtgcgaacgcgttcgaacaaCGCCAAAGGTCTCGACGGACACAACCAGGTCACTCAGCGCTGAGTGGCTTTCAtgtacagtaaaaaaaaggggCACTCGCACACCATCAACGGTCTGGTACTGCGCGGTAACAGAAATGGTCGACGTAAcgggcacgcacacaccgcgGCACTTACTCGCTTaaccgcacatacacacggccTGCTATGGAGCGATGCGGTGCGGTTGTGTTGGCGCCTGTGTCTGGCTCGCAGCACGGCGTCGGTAGCCATTTTGCCTTGCGGTTCAACTGTACGTGAGTGGCGCTTCTTCCTGGCCCAGCTAAAACGTtccgcacgtacacacacatggaCGGTGAGCGAGACAAGCGGAACCATTAAAGAGCGGGAAAAATAACAGTCAGGAATTTTTGTTCGACGTTGCGAGTACGCGCGTTTACAAAAATTGTTCGATCGAAAAAATCTCCCTATGCTTTCGCAAATCGATCCCAACAACCCAAGGACTTGTTCAAAGCATCTTTTACATTTCCTCTCTCGAATAGTGTCATCACTGCAGCAACAAACAGTGCCCATTAGACTGATATTCACAAATAAAAATTCCTTCTTTGCCCAACGAAAAACAACCACCCTTGCCATGTTTAATCGTTCGCGTTTGCGGTTTAAACGCTTTTTGATGGCAAAGCACAACGCATAGACGCTGCTACTACTGATAATGCACCTAATACAGCACACAACCGGAGTCAGTAAATCGAAGGCggaaaaaaattaacattctAAATACGCATCGCAGCAAGCCCAGAGAGCACGCCGCCATTGCGATAACCGATTTCCGAGGCAAAATTCAAAAACTCTACCGACGCTTTGCTACGGCCCATACACAGCCCAACATCGACTCTCTACACAGCGCTGCTCgtcgctctgtgtgtgcgagcgatACACGGGGTGTGTGAGTGCCGTTTGGCTCGCACAgtaccacacaccacacaacagCGCCTCTTATCGTATCGACGGTGAGTGCCCCTGCCCGTTTCAATGAAAAAACCTCTTTGGCTCGGTTTGCAAGGGGCCCCATAGAAAGATGGACGAACTGTACAGCATTTGGCCCACGGTACCAGCCAATATATGGGAAAAATATTTTGGCGCGAAACGAGCCATTTTCACGAATTTTCCACCGAACCGCACGGGGTACCGATGCCAATCGATCGGCCACACCGCCGTAGGACGATTATGGAACAAAGTTCGCCCCTCGGACGCGGTCCGGGGtgggaatttatttttcaaaatcccACCCATATTTAATGCGAGCACGGCGGTGTGGAAGCCATAGCCGCTCAACCGCACCAGccattttgatgattttttctgTTCCACCGAATCGCACGCACGCCACCGAAATGGGTCGCAACGGGTGCGAAAATACTTTTGCTAAACTATTTCACCCACCATCGGTACGGGTCCGGTACCGCGATCGACCGAAAACGGCCATCGTTTGCGGTGCCGTCGTCACCAGCCACCATACAATTCCAATATGTCGCCATAGTGGATTGGGTGAGCGAACCCACGCCAGCGAAGCGGTTCGGAAATTGGCGATTTTTTCCCCCTAAATCGTCACCGATTTTTGCGGTCAGCGCGAAAAATACTCTTTGAATATTGTCACCATAAGTCGTAGAACGGGATATTTGACTCACCGGAGTAAGATACTGGAGAAATAGGCCGCACAAAATGCACTAATTTATGACCACTTTTTTCCTatggacacacacagagcaccaGACAGGGCGCAGAACAACTTACTTCGGGGACTCGAGCGAACTGTGAACAGAGCCAGAGCACTTGGACCAATCTAAAGGGAAAGCTTTGTCTGCGCTGCGAGCGCTGCTACATCCAACGCACACTCTCGCACAAGCGGCGGCGAtctctcacgcacacacgcgcacccCTCCCCGGTATCGCTGAGGCGTGcgcgcgtgagtgtgtgtgtgcgggcgcGTGTGCACGGCTGCGATGAATGAAAGCCAAACGTCACTTTTTCAAACGCACCAGCAGCCCAGCAGCCGgcgttatttgttatttacgATTTGCTTGCGGTACCGATCTGTGTATATGGCCACTtttggcggcggcggcccgtGCTTGCCCGCCGGGGCCCGTTGCAATTTGCGCGAATGCAAGCAGGGAGTTGAGATAAGAACAGCGTTAAACTGTCCACCCAGCCAGATTAGCGCTAAAAGAGCGTTTTTACACAAATCAAACCCTCTTTTGCGCGGCATGGGAAAGCGTTCTACGCAAAATGATGCTTTCCTTCATACAAAAGGCGTGGGTCATTATATGCAATTTTAAAACAGACATTCTTTAATGAAAAGTAGCCCATTTGCGTAACAACTTCATGCAATTTCCTTAGAAATCGCTTCCTCATGCGAACGCGCCATCGCCGTCCGACAGCGGACCTGCGCTGGGTCAAACGGCGAACGATGCCACAGAATATagggtttgtttacgttttttgttgtacggACGGATGGCCGTTTTGCCATGCGGTTCGCGGCTTGGTAGGCAACATCCGTACCGAGGAGCTTTCTGTTTTGCGTGGTTTATTATTAGGATACAGTGCTGTTGAATaatatcacttttttaaaTGTCTTGCGCATACCGGGTGGAAAGCTACCGGAGTGTTGGAAGAAGAAcaacaattaaaaattacaAGAAAAAATAGATACTTGTTTCAAAAAGCAACTCACTGGAAGGATTAACTATTTTATTGTAATGTTGAATAACTAcaataaaaattaacatttcatgcataaaaataattggattataataatttgaaataattggaATTTGGATAGCTGGTTAGCAGTTTTCgctttaaaaatatgtttaaacatTCCCAAAATGAACCATTTCCAGTGTACAGTAAACGGGTAGGATAGGCGCCTTTTTCTGTACATTTGCTCTGGCGGGCCATTTTTGGCGCCAAAAAGTGTATTGTATCGCTTCCTTTTGTACCCTTGCACATACAACAATGAACAAGGCGAACGTTTTAAAGCGCGAAGCAGTACAGCAATAGAAACAACTGGCCTGCATTACTGATTGATATAGTTTGAATGTTACAAAAACTACCGAATGTAACGAACATTTTTAATGTACCTTTTCCATCGGTGAAGGGTAAAAGAACGCCGCGTCGTGACAAGAAATCTCTACCGTAACCGTCCGGCAGAGAGCAAaaaatccaaacacacacaccctatGTGAAGCCGTAACATAACCGTTCCCTTTCCGTTCGGTTGTTGCAATTCTCTGTTCTCATCGCAGCACGCTGATCCTTTTGAGCGTCCTTGTGTTCGATGCATTCGGCGGGCGCGCTTGCCTTTTTCCCGTTTGCGAAGAGGGTAAGGGGCAAAGCAAAGCGCCGGCTGTTGCGCTGCGGagtctttttttcgttcgccTGCTCTGCGTCGTGCACTTTCTACCTTCTGCTGCTTGAGGGGCACGCTGCGATCGTTTGGTTTCCTTTGCTAGGGGGAAGGACACTTTCGAAAAGGGACGCTTTCCTATGCAAACGGAGCGTCGATAGAGTTTGTATGCTGCTCAAACGTGGATCCGCCGATGCATGTGTGTTGGTGATGGCTGCTGCTTTGCATCGGTGACGCCAGAGAAAGCGGCCGTTACATGTTTGCAAGCGGCATCAAACGCTTGCATGAGATGCTCATTTCAAACCAATCAAGCGTAAATTTCTCATACATTTTCTACTATATTATTCGAAGCCTTGAATATTACCGGTTAAAGGTGAAGTTTACATTTATTCTTTTTAACCTGATAGGAGAGCTTGGCTGCTTTCGAGATGGAATTGGCATGGAATTTCAAAAGAACAGACATTACCGATTCGTTCCGTAACATAAGGCAAACGGTAGAATGTTTACATACGTGTCGTACAGAGTGTTATACAGAGGATGAGTAAAATAGAAACGCGTTTCTTATACATAATCAATACGATACTGCAACGGGTAGGTCGCTCCGGGCGAGATGATGCAAATGCGATGGTTGCCGGATTTAATCACTGCCCTCGCTCATATCCtcatcctcctcttcctcctccgaGGCGGACATTTCGGACTCCGAGTCTGATTTTTTCGATTTCTACAAAGCGAGACATTAAAATACATACATTAGACACATCGATAACAAATTAAACTGCAGTCGGTGTCGAATTACCTTCTTCTTGTCTGCTGCTTCCGGTGCTTTTGACTTCTTGGTGTCCTTCTTCTTGTCCTCGTCGCTGGAAGAATCATCCCCTTCGATGAACTCTTTGCTCTTGAACCCGCTGCCCTTCATGGCCGAGTCGGAGGATTTCTTGGCCGTCgacttcttcctcttctctcCCTTGTCCCCTCCATCGGTACCGCCGCCCGACGCCTTCCACACTGCCATCGCTTCCGTGTAATCGTCCTTCGCCTTCGCCGCCTTCGCTTCCCACTCCTTCTTGTCCTTTAGCTCCTTCCACAGCTCGCCCCCCTTCTTGCTCATCTCGGTGATGGACAGTCCTGGGAAGTCCTTCTTTATCTGTTCGCGGCTAGCGTTCATAAACAGCATGAACGCGGTCGAGGGCCGTTTCGGTGCGTTCGGGTCCTTCGATTTCTTCGACTTTTTCGCCTTAGgttccttcttctccttcttttccttcttcggTTTCGGTGCCTTCTCCTttaccttttccttcttttccttctttttgtcgCGCTTCTTCTCGCGGCCACCGTCCGATCCGCTACCATCGTCGCTatcgccgccgctgccgtcctcatcgtcggaatcgtccgacGACGACTCGACGTTGCTGTCGAACTCTTCCGCCACGTCGGACTCCTGCTGGTTCGGGTTAAAGTCCTCGTCGGTCGACTCCTCCGAGTCGCtaccgtcgtcgtcttcgtcccGCTCCTTGGCTTCCGCCTTGACGCGGGCCAGATACGCGTCCGGTTCGCCCTCGTTGTCCGAGTCGGCAAAGTCGTCCTTGTAGCTGGCCTTTCCGCCCGTGTTCTTCACGTTCAGCTTTTTCGACACGATAAAGTCAAACAGCTTCGAGTACTCCTCCTTCTCGATGCTGCTGAACGTGTGCACCGTGCCGGTTTTCAGCTCAATCTCAAAATCGAAACTGCGCGTGGAGCCTCCGCTGCGGGCAAAGTTTACCGTCGATATCTCCTCGAACCGGATGTGAACTGGCGGTTTGTGCACGTATATAAAGCCTCGCTCCAGTGGATACAGATAGCCAGCGGCCGCCTTGAACGAGCATCCAATCGCCGGCGTGCCCGAATGGCCGATGAACGTGCCCGGCCCAGTCAGCTTGCGGTTGATGATGACTTTCATGATTTTACCCAGCACCTCGTACACCGGCCCGGACAGTTCCTTCGTCAGCTTGTCCTCGTACTTTTCCTTCAGCTCCTCCTCGGTAAACGGCAGCTCAATGTTTGTCTCCTCGTCCATCTGGAACAGCGTGACCAGAAAGTGGTACCGCGTCTGGCCCTGCTTGATCGGTGGATCGAGCGAAATGACGAAAAACATCTGCCGATTGTCCTTGTGCGGGAGCAGAAACAGCCGCAGCACAGACGAGGTGGGGATTTTGAAATCGTACGTTTTACCGTGCAGCTGGAAGAACGACTGGAACACCTTGATGTCGTAGCGACCGCGGGGCGTGAGGCAGTGGATCTCGCGGAAGATGGCAATCGCATCGCCCGACACCGATATAACCGAGGCCTGCTTCATCACGTTCTCTTGGAACGCTTCCACCGGATCGACGTCACCGGCCGACTCGGACGTGGGAATGTGGAACCGCATCTCCATCAGACTAACCGGCGCGTCATCGTTCCGGTGGAACTCGACCGTCACCTCGTTCTTGCCCACGTTGCACTGCGACACGTGGTTCAGCGGAATCTCGAAGCTGGTCTTGTTCTCCACATCGAAGCTCAGTACCGCCCCCTTGAACTGGACCGAGCCCCAGTTCCAGCCACGCATCGACAGCTCCTTCTCCAGCATGTCGAGCTTGTAGTTTTTCTTCACAAACTCCGCTATCTTTGCCTCGTCGCCAGTGAAGCCCAGAAAGCGGTGCAGTGACCCGTTCTTCAGGAACACCCGCAATCCAAAGCTGCCCACGAACCGCTGGTAGTTCAGCAGCTCGATATCGCTCGAGTTGATCTGTTCCACCTTGCCGGTTTTGTCGCTTTTGAACACCATCGCCGTGTCGGTCATTTTCAGCTTGCCCGGGCACTGGAAACGTACAAAAAGGGGGGGAAAGGGTTAATGATTGTTGCACGCACACGCTGCCCGACCGGATGGTGGGGGCGGCGGGGGAGCCAGCGTACTCCGGCGTATCCATACCATCGCACCGCGAATCTCCGAGCTGATCGATGAATACTCGAGGAAATCAGCCATTTTTACGCGTTGTTTCTGAGCTGAATCGCCCAACAAACCGACCAGGGAAGTTTCTAACCCCAACACACTCTGAAAATAACCTTTTTTGCGTAGTTTGTCACGGAAATCACAAGGAAAAAGATCGGAGACGGCAATTGTTTGGATTGGTTATGTTTGGCGCGGTCGCAGCCTTTTGACAGCTGCTTCTGTTGACAGCCGGAGCAGGTCCTATTCAAGGTGAATAGAAAGAGGTAGAagcgcttttttgtgtgtatttttcattcttattaGAATAGATTACCTCTATATTTTAAGACACTTATGAAATAATAATGTAAAACGATGGAAAGGCAATAATTGGGCGAGGGAAAATGGAAGTTCCAAtccaaaaagcaaacaaacacgatcGCTACACCGTGGCAGTGCAACCCGGTGAAAAATCTATACAGATCCGTTCTGACGTTTGATATTTGTTGTGATagctattgttgttgttattccAGCAGGGTACAGCAAGCAGCACGGTACAGCAAtgttgttgccgcttccaCGTAAATGTGCGGAGTTTTCGTTTTTGCGCTTAATTTGTCACTTCATCTAATCTGCAGCAAGTGGTCGCCGTTTCTTTAAGTCCGCACGCAAGTCTGTCCGACAACATGAGCTACAGTGAACGTGCTGTGCATCAGCGAGCTCCACCAAAAGTCCATCCCGAATGGAGTGCCGAAGAATATCACGTGGAATGAAACGGCTCACCCCCTGGCCGAGCGCTTCCGGTCTGAAAGGCGGCAAGTTCCGGTACAGGTGCTGCTGTGCAGTGACCGCACTGGCACTGCTCGCCATTTCCTATATCATTATTACACTACTAGTAACGGTAAGCGCTTGCTTCGCCTAACAATAGCATGGAGCATCTGATCCTCTGATCCTTTCCGATTCACCACAGCATACGTCCAAATCGGCTTGCCAAAATAGCTACGAAGTGATAGATGTAGTATACACGTGGGTGAACGGAAGTGATCCACAGTTCCTGCAAGAGCTGGCCCGCTATTCCCCGACGCGAGATAACGCCCGGTACGACGATAAGAACGAGCTGCGATATTCGCTTCGTTCGTTGGAAAAGTACGCCCCCTGGGTAAGGAACGTGTACATCGTCACGAACGGGCAGGTACCGTGCTGGTTGAACTTGGAGAATCCACGCGTCCAGATCGTGCCACATGCCGACATCGCGGACGCGGATACAGCGCTGCCCACCTTTTCCAGTGCGAGTATCGAAACGTTCATCCACCGCATACCGGGACTGTCGCAGCGGTTCCTCTACCTGAACGACGATATCTTTCTCGGCGCCCCGCTCCAGCCCGATGATCTGCAGACGCTCGCCGAAGGGGTGAAGGTTTTTACCGCCTGGATTGTGCCCGACTGTGCCCCCGACTGTCCGTGGATGTTCGTCGGCGATGGGTCCTGCGATCGCGACTGCTTCCTGGAGGAGTGCCAGTTCGACGGGGGCGATTGCGACCATCCCGATTACGGTGCGGACCGGCAGCATCCACATCAGTTCCACGATTACGAGGACGTTTCCGCACCGGAGGACGCGCTGGAACCATTCGAGGAGGAGGGAGAGCAAATGTTTATTGATGTGCCGAAGATGTTCCCTCGTATAGCGCCCCCGGGTAG
Coding sequences within:
- the LOC120903057 gene encoding FACT complex subunit Ssrp1, which produces MADFLEYSSISSEIRGAMCPGKLKMTDTAMVFKSDKTGKVEQINSSDIELLNYQRFVGSFGLRVFLKNGSLHRFLGFTGDEAKIAEFVKKNYKLDMLEKELSMRGWNWGSVQFKGAVLSFDVENKTSFEIPLNHVSQCNVGKNEVTVEFHRNDDAPVSLMEMRFHIPTSESAGDVDPVEAFQENVMKQASVISVSGDAIAIFREIHCLTPRGRYDIKVFQSFFQLHGKTYDFKIPTSSVLRLFLLPHKDNRQMFFVISLDPPIKQGQTRYHFLVTLFQMDEETNIELPFTEEELKEKYEDKLTKELSGPVYEVLGKIMKVIINRKLTGPGTFIGHSGTPAIGCSFKAAAGYLYPLERGFIYVHKPPVHIRFEEISTVNFARSGGSTRSFDFEIELKTGTVHTFSSIEKEEYSKLFDFIVSKKLNVKNTGGKASYKDDFADSDNEGEPDAYLARVKAEAKERDEDDDGSDSEESTDEDFNPNQQESDVAEEFDSNVESSSDDSDDEDGSGGDSDDGSGSDGGREKKRDKKKEKKEKVKEKAPKPKKEKKEKKEPKAKKSKKSKDPNAPKRPSTAFMLFMNASREQIKKDFPGLSITEMSKKGGELWKELKDKKEWEAKAAKAKDDYTEAMAVWKASGGGTDGGDKGEKRKKSTAKKSSDSAMKGSGFKSKEFIEGDDSSSDEDKKKDTKKSKAPEAADKKKKSKKSDSESEMSASEEEEEDEDMSEGSD